In bacterium, a single window of DNA contains:
- a CDS encoding CYTH domain-containing protein, with protein sequence MAKEVERKFLVKGLEWKRLAEGVAYRQGYLSTVKERTVRVRTVGDKGYLTIKGLTVGVTRSEFEYEIPVADANALLDDLCERPLIEKNRYKVAHAGLTWEIDEFFGENNGLVVAEVELQDAQQKIELPAWIGEEVSGDPRYFNANLIKHPYTKWQP encoded by the coding sequence ATGGCCAAAGAAGTCGAAAGAAAATTCCTGGTCAAAGGTCTCGAGTGGAAGCGCCTGGCCGAGGGGGTGGCCTACCGCCAGGGCTATCTCTCCACCGTGAAAGAACGCACGGTGCGCGTGCGCACCGTGGGCGATAAAGGCTATCTCACCATCAAGGGGCTGACCGTCGGCGTCACGCGCAGCGAGTTCGAATACGAAATCCCCGTGGCCGACGCCAACGCCCTGCTCGACGATTTGTGTGAGCGGCCGTTGATCGAAAAAAACCGCTACAAAGTGGCGCACGCGGGATTGACCTGGGAGATCGACGAGTTCTTCGGCGAGAACAACGGACTCGTCGTGGCGGAAGTGGAGCTGCAGGATGCCCAGCAAAAGATCGAGCTGCCGGCCTGGATCGGTGAAGAAGTCTCCGGCGACCCGCGCTATTTCAATGCCAATTTGATTAAACACCCCTACACGAAATGGCAGCCGTAA
- a CDS encoding anion permease — translation MAAVTTETLDDILDLEKHKLSVIPQKQATPVEQWLKYVSVPVGFLIFGLLYFMPTPAGLTAAGQAVLASFALALVLWISEAIPTHVTSLVLMVFLVFLNGWDMSSVLGSLGYDVIWLNVMAFVLSSLLVKTQLAKRIALNLIVRFGHRGMPMLLAFVILQLSLAPLIPATAARTVITLPIMLIVAAIYGSTSEKPNSFGKNLLLQNLIGINVASSGFLTGSTANIIAIAFIYNLGGTKVYYSDWMFANLPLVIVLLLVTWYLGPKLILRLKPECATPHIAGGIDALKRQLDKMGHITALEKKGALIFGAVVLLWVTDRFHRSLFGFEIDPVMAALVGGIIALLPRIGILKWNEADIPWHLMLFSAGAYAGGLALNDTGAAQWVISQIFTRLNFSHDISFWQVYVIVIALMLYSHLVFTSKTMRTIILIPFIISLARELGFSPLALALPAAFTIDWVIGLPISAKPNVILFTTGQYSVLENIRYGVIVATIGLGLLIIAGFTWFRVLGITP, via the coding sequence ATGGCAGCCGTAACGACTGAGACGCTGGACGACATTCTCGACCTCGAGAAGCACAAGCTGTCCGTCATCCCGCAGAAGCAAGCCACGCCGGTGGAGCAGTGGCTGAAATATGTCAGCGTGCCGGTGGGATTTTTGATTTTCGGCCTGCTCTACTTCATGCCCACGCCCGCCGGCCTGACCGCCGCGGGCCAGGCCGTGCTCGCCAGCTTCGCGCTGGCGCTGGTGCTGTGGATTTCGGAAGCGATCCCCACCCACGTCACCTCGCTGGTGCTCATGGTGTTTCTGGTGTTTCTCAACGGCTGGGACATGAGCAGCGTGCTGGGCTCGCTGGGCTACGATGTCATTTGGTTGAATGTGATGGCGTTCGTGCTCAGCTCGTTGCTGGTGAAAACGCAGCTTGCCAAACGCATCGCGCTCAACCTGATCGTCCGTTTCGGGCACCGCGGCATGCCGATGCTGCTGGCCTTCGTGATTTTGCAGCTCTCGCTGGCACCCTTGATTCCCGCCACCGCGGCGCGCACCGTGATCACCCTCCCCATCATGCTCATCGTGGCCGCGATCTACGGCTCCACCAGCGAAAAGCCCAACAGTTTCGGCAAGAATCTGCTGCTGCAGAATCTCATCGGCATCAACGTCGCCTCCTCCGGCTTCCTCACCGGCAGCACCGCCAACATCATCGCCATCGCCTTCATCTACAATCTCGGCGGCACCAAGGTCTACTACAGCGACTGGATGTTCGCCAATCTGCCGCTGGTGATTGTGCTGTTGCTGGTCACCTGGTATCTCGGCCCCAAGCTCATCCTGCGGTTGAAACCGGAATGCGCCACGCCCCACATCGCCGGCGGCATCGACGCACTGAAGCGCCAGTTGGACAAGATGGGACACATCACCGCGCTGGAGAAAAAGGGCGCACTGATTTTCGGCGCCGTCGTCCTGTTGTGGGTCACCGACCGGTTTCATCGCAGCCTGTTCGGCTTCGAGATCGATCCGGTGATGGCGGCCTTGGTGGGCGGCATCATTGCCCTGCTGCCCCGCATCGGCATTCTCAAATGGAACGAAGCCGACATTCCCTGGCATCTGATGCTGTTCAGCGCGGGCGCCTATGCCGGCGGCCTGGCGCTCAACGATACCGGCGCGGCGCAATGGGTGATTTCCCAAATCTTCACGCGCTTGAATTTCAGCCATGACATCAGCTTCTGGCAGGTCTACGTCATCGTCATTGCGCTCATGCTCTATTCGCATCTGGTGTTCACCAGCAAGACCATGCGCACGATCATTCTGATTCCCTTCATCATCTCGCTGGCGCGCGAGCTGGGTTTCAGTCCGCTGGCGCTCGCCCTGCCCGCGGCTTTCACCATCGATTGGGTGATCGGCCTGCCGATCAGCGCCAAGCCCAACGTCATTCTCTTCACCACCGGCCAATACTCGGTGTTGGAGAACATTCGCTATGGCGTGATCGTGGCCACCATCGGCCTGGGCCTGCTGATCATCGCCGGCTTCACCTGGTTTCGCGTGCTCGGCATCACGCCCTAG
- a CDS encoding DUF47 family protein — protein MALLFKNTKLVELQIDEYLDQIVQGGLVFKEGVRFYLEGRSEEFETHLALLREMENKADTLRRNIESQLYLRTLIPESRGDVLGLLESADKVLNIITDTLLEFSVEIPSLPTEVHQQFLDLVDYAINCSEHTVGGIRAYFRNLAAVRDHINKVQLYRRETNRMAETIKRTIFRRRMALSRKIHVRYFSYHVERIAEQADDVCDRLAIAAIKKYE, from the coding sequence ATGGCACTCCTGTTCAAAAACACCAAGCTGGTTGAGCTGCAAATCGACGAGTATCTCGATCAGATCGTGCAGGGCGGGCTGGTGTTCAAAGAGGGCGTGCGCTTCTATCTCGAAGGCCGCAGCGAGGAGTTCGAAACGCATCTGGCGCTGCTGCGCGAGATGGAGAACAAGGCTGACACGCTGCGGCGCAACATCGAAAGCCAGCTCTATCTGCGCACGCTGATTCCCGAATCGCGCGGCGATGTGCTCGGCCTGCTGGAAAGTGCCGACAAGGTGTTGAACATCATCACCGACACCTTGCTGGAGTTTTCCGTGGAGATTCCCAGCCTGCCCACCGAGGTGCACCAGCAGTTCCTGGACCTGGTGGATTACGCCATCAATTGCAGCGAGCACACGGTCGGCGGCATTCGCGCTTATTTCCGCAATCTCGCGGCGGTGCGCGACCACATCAACAAGGTCCAGCTCTACCGCCGGGAAACCAACCGCATGGCCGAGACCATCAAACGCACCATCTTCCGGCGGCGCATGGCGCTCAGCCGCAAGATTCACGTACGCTACTTCAGTTACCACGTCGAGCGCATCGCGGAGCAGGCCGATGACGTCTGTGACCGGCTGGCGATTGCCGCGATCAAGAAGTACGAATAG
- a CDS encoding inorganic phosphate transporter, whose amino-acid sequence MSATTLFFISSGIFLGWSLGANHAANVFGTAVMSKMVRYRVAAIVAGIFVTLGAVFGGAGTTQTINQLGAVNALAGSFTVALAVGVAVAWMTYLKLPVSTSQAIVGGIIGWNLFTGSPTDTNAIVKIVSTWVTSPLLAAFFAFVLFLLLERTLKRARIHLLEIDAYTRAGLLIVGALASFALGANNIANVMGLFVPASPFHDVTLGHGLTFSGTQQLFLIGGLAIAIGIYTYGQQVMVTVGSDLYRITPLSGLVVVLAESIVLFLFSSQTLEALLLRLHLPTIPLVPLSSTQAVIGAVVGVGMAKQGRPVNLRVLGKIAAGWVIAPLAALLMTFISLFFVQNVFEQRVIAAQPAAAPLVATAAAPAGLSGPFFAP is encoded by the coding sequence ATGAGCGCCACCACTCTGTTTTTCATCAGCAGCGGCATCTTTCTCGGCTGGTCGCTGGGCGCCAACCACGCGGCCAATGTCTTCGGCACCGCGGTGATGTCGAAGATGGTGCGCTACCGTGTGGCCGCGATTGTGGCCGGCATTTTCGTGACGCTGGGCGCCGTGTTTGGCGGCGCGGGAACGACGCAGACCATCAACCAGCTCGGCGCCGTCAATGCCCTGGCCGGGAGTTTCACCGTGGCGCTCGCCGTGGGCGTGGCCGTGGCGTGGATGACGTATCTCAAGCTGCCGGTCTCCACCTCCCAGGCCATCGTCGGCGGCATCATTGGCTGGAACTTGTTTACCGGATCACCGACCGACACCAACGCCATCGTCAAGATCGTCAGCACCTGGGTCACCAGCCCGCTGCTGGCCGCGTTCTTTGCCTTCGTATTGTTCCTGCTGCTGGAACGCACGCTCAAACGCGCGCGCATCCACCTGCTGGAAATCGATGCCTACACGCGCGCCGGTTTGCTGATCGTGGGCGCGCTTGCCTCCTTTGCGCTGGGCGCGAACAACATCGCCAATGTGATGGGGCTGTTTGTGCCGGCCTCGCCCTTTCACGATGTCACGTTGGGCCATGGCCTCACCTTCAGTGGAACGCAGCAGTTGTTCCTGATTGGCGGACTCGCGATTGCGATCGGCATCTACACCTACGGCCAGCAGGTGATGGTCACGGTGGGCAGCGATCTCTACCGCATCACGCCGCTCTCCGGCCTGGTGGTAGTGCTGGCCGAGTCGATCGTGCTTTTTCTGTTTTCCTCGCAAACGCTGGAGGCTCTGCTGCTCCGGCTGCATCTGCCCACGATTCCATTGGTGCCGTTGTCGAGCACGCAGGCGGTGATCGGCGCGGTGGTGGGCGTCGGCATGGCCAAGCAGGGCCGCCCGGTGAATCTGCGCGTGCTCGGCAAGATCGCCGCCGGCTGGGTGATTGCGCCGCTGGCGGCCTTGCTCATGACTTTCATCTCGTTGTTCTTCGTGCAGAATGTTTTCGAGCAGCGCGTCATCGCGGCGCAGCCGGCTGCAGCTCCGCTCGTTGCGACCGCCGCGGCGCCGGCAGGATTATCCGGCCCGTTCTTCGCGCCGTGA